From Leptolyngbya sp. KIOST-1, one genomic window encodes:
- a CDS encoding S-layer homology domain-containing protein produces the protein MVNLPPDQPTPSAPTHSADAPPSRGNRILDFDELLAVVLAFLGIGSILWWGLSRNQELWTGFAPLQRREPVGAIAEPEVEPPEGLFVPRTVEPRPGLRPVPPGQPLPGRTGGFLGLGPARRPILVPGRQQAQPVPAAPATVPDAPQGAATQPLDISDVPPTHWAYPFIRPMFDQGYLPDFPEGGFQPDQPLSRAELAALLSQAFGNDAAAESNFSDVPENYWAAAAIDRAVAQDFMSGYPEGDFRPDQAVPRYEVIVSLVSGLGLEPPPAPEQSLQPFIDFNAMPEWAIPQVAAAADNNLLVNYPARDQIKPAQAATRAEIVAMIHQALVQRGELPTVESEYTVP, from the coding sequence ATGGTAAACCTGCCCCCCGACCAGCCCACCCCGTCCGCTCCGACCCATTCTGCCGATGCACCGCCCTCTCGCGGCAACCGCATCCTGGACTTCGACGAGCTGCTGGCGGTGGTGCTGGCTTTTTTGGGCATAGGCTCCATCCTGTGGTGGGGCCTGAGCCGCAATCAGGAACTTTGGACAGGCTTTGCGCCGCTCCAGCGACGGGAGCCGGTGGGCGCGATCGCTGAGCCCGAGGTCGAACCGCCCGAGGGCCTGTTTGTGCCCCGCACCGTTGAGCCAAGGCCAGGCCTGAGGCCGGTCCCCCCAGGCCAGCCCCTGCCCGGTAGAACGGGTGGGTTCCTGGGCCTGGGGCCAGCTCGTCGGCCGATCCTGGTTCCGGGACGGCAACAGGCTCAGCCCGTTCCAGCTGCACCAGCCACGGTGCCCGATGCCCCCCAGGGAGCCGCCACCCAGCCCCTCGACATTTCAGACGTCCCGCCCACCCACTGGGCCTATCCCTTCATTCGGCCCATGTTTGACCAGGGCTACCTGCCGGACTTCCCGGAGGGCGGATTTCAGCCCGATCAGCCCCTCAGTCGGGCCGAACTGGCGGCGTTGCTCAGCCAGGCCTTCGGCAATGACGCCGCCGCCGAGTCTAACTTTAGCGATGTCCCCGAGAACTACTGGGCCGCGGCCGCGATTGACCGGGCCGTGGCCCAGGACTTTATGAGTGGCTACCCCGAAGGCGACTTTCGCCCCGACCAGGCGGTCCCCCGCTACGAGGTGATTGTGTCGCTGGTGTCGGGTTTGGGGCTTGAACCCCCACCGGCCCCGGAGCAGTCCCTGCAACCCTTTATCGATTTCAACGCCATGCCCGAGTGGGCCATCCCCCAGGTGGCCGCCGCCGCAGACAACAACCTGCTGGTCAACTACCCCGCCCGCGACCAAATTAAGCCCGCCCAGGCGGCCACTCGGGCCGAGATCGTGGCGATGATTCACCAGGCCCTGGTGCAGCGCGGCGAGCTGCCAACGGTGGAGTCCGAGTATACGGTGCCCTGA
- the glpX gene encoding class II fructose-bisphosphatase, whose product MESTLGLEIIEVVEQAAIASSRWMGKGEKNIADQVAVEAMRERMNKIHMRGRIVIGEGERDDAPMLYIGEEVGICTQPNAKDFCNPDELLEIDIAVDPCEGTNLVAYGQNGSMAVLAISEKGGLFAAPDFYMKKLAAPPQAKGKVDINKSATENLKILAECLDRAIDELVVVVMKRDRHNDLIKEIRDAGARVKLIGDGDVGAAISCAFSGTNTHALMGIGAAPEGVISAAAMRCLGGHFQGQLIYDPAVVKTGLIGESKEANIARLNEMGITDIDKVYDAHELASGETVLFAATGITSGELMNGVRFFHGGARTQSLVISSQSKTARFVDTIHMVEQPKTLQIR is encoded by the coding sequence GTGGAAAGTACCCTCGGTCTTGAGATTATTGAGGTTGTGGAACAGGCTGCGATCGCGTCATCCCGCTGGATGGGCAAGGGCGAGAAAAACATCGCTGACCAGGTCGCCGTGGAAGCCATGCGGGAGCGCATGAACAAAATTCACATGCGCGGTCGCATCGTGATTGGCGAGGGCGAGCGGGACGATGCCCCCATGCTCTACATCGGTGAAGAGGTGGGCATTTGCACCCAACCCAACGCCAAAGACTTTTGCAACCCCGACGAACTGCTGGAAATTGACATTGCCGTGGACCCCTGCGAGGGTACCAACCTGGTGGCCTACGGTCAGAATGGCTCCATGGCGGTGCTGGCCATTTCTGAAAAGGGCGGTCTGTTTGCTGCCCCCGACTTCTACATGAAGAAGCTGGCCGCGCCTCCCCAGGCCAAAGGGAAAGTTGACATCAACAAATCGGCCACCGAAAACCTGAAGATTCTGGCCGAGTGCCTCGACCGCGCCATCGATGAGCTGGTGGTGGTGGTGATGAAGCGCGATCGCCACAACGATCTGATCAAAGAGATTCGCGACGCCGGCGCTCGGGTCAAGCTGATCGGCGACGGCGACGTCGGAGCCGCCATCTCCTGCGCCTTTTCCGGAACCAACACCCACGCGCTGATGGGGATCGGGGCTGCCCCTGAAGGGGTAATCAGTGCCGCCGCCATGCGTTGCCTGGGGGGCCACTTCCAGGGCCAGCTGATCTACGATCCCGCCGTCGTCAAAACCGGCCTGATTGGGGAAAGCAAAGAGGCGAATATCGCCCGCCTGAACGAAATGGGCATTACCGACATCGACAAGGTCTACGACGCCCATGAGCTGGCCTCTGGCGAAACCGTGCTGTTTGCCGCCACCGGTATCACCTCCGGTGAGCTGATGAATGGGGTGCGCTTCTTCCACGGCGGCGCTCGGACTCAGTCCCTGGTGATCTCCAGCCAGTCCAAGACCGCCCGCTTTGTCGACACCATTCACATGGTGGAGCAGCCCAAGACCCTGCAAATTCGCTAG
- a CDS encoding glutamyl-tRNA reductase, translating to MNIAVIGLSHKTAPVQIREKLSIPTAQTGDAIAHLTHCPHIDEVSILSTCNRLEIHIVTEATEQGIREVTQFLSEHSGLPLHELRQHLFILLHQDAVNHLMRVAAGLDSLVLGEGQILAQVKHAHQLAQQHKSIGRVLDRLLKQSLTAGKRVRSETSIGTGAVSISSAAVELARMKVPHLNSCHVSILGAGKMARLLVQHLVSKDSCTITILNRTIDRANELARQFPDANIRTGTLDAMLETVEACDVVFTCTSATEPILHRDNLAPLVNNRTLMVFDISVPLNVHANANELDNVHAFNVDDLKAVVAQNQASRRRMAMEAQGLLDEEVESFMDWWRSLDTVSTISSLRSKVETIREQELEKALSRLGSEFAEKHQEVIEALTRGIVNKILHDPMVQLRAQRDIEARKRAMQTLQVLFDLETASNEKYS from the coding sequence ATGAATATCGCCGTAATTGGCCTGAGCCACAAAACCGCCCCGGTGCAAATTCGCGAAAAACTTAGCATTCCGACGGCTCAGACAGGAGACGCGATCGCCCACCTCACCCACTGCCCCCACATCGACGAGGTCTCAATTCTCAGCACCTGCAATCGGCTCGAAATTCACATCGTCACCGAGGCGACGGAGCAGGGCATTCGGGAAGTGACCCAGTTTTTGTCTGAGCACAGCGGCTTACCCCTTCACGAGCTGCGGCAACACCTGTTCATTCTGCTGCACCAGGATGCCGTCAATCACCTCATGCGCGTAGCCGCCGGTCTCGACAGCCTGGTGCTGGGCGAGGGCCAGATTTTGGCCCAGGTGAAGCACGCCCACCAGCTGGCCCAGCAGCACAAAAGCATTGGCCGGGTGCTCGATCGCCTGCTGAAACAGTCCCTCACCGCCGGTAAGCGGGTGCGCAGCGAAACCAGCATCGGCACCGGGGCTGTCTCCATCAGCTCCGCCGCCGTCGAGCTGGCCCGGATGAAAGTCCCCCACCTGAACAGCTGCCACGTCAGCATTCTGGGCGCGGGCAAAATGGCCCGGCTGCTGGTGCAGCACCTGGTTTCCAAAGACTCCTGCACCATCACCATTCTCAACCGCACCATCGACCGGGCCAACGAGCTAGCCCGGCAGTTCCCCGACGCCAACATCCGCACCGGCACCCTCGATGCCATGCTGGAGACAGTGGAGGCCTGTGACGTGGTGTTTACCTGCACCTCGGCCACCGAGCCCATTCTGCACCGCGACAACCTGGCCCCGCTGGTCAACAACCGCACCCTGATGGTGTTTGACATTTCGGTGCCCCTCAACGTCCACGCCAACGCCAACGAGCTGGACAACGTCCACGCCTTCAACGTCGACGACCTCAAGGCCGTGGTGGCCCAAAACCAGGCCAGCCGCCGCCGGATGGCGATGGAGGCCCAGGGGCTGCTGGACGAAGAGGTGGAGAGCTTTATGGACTGGTGGCGATCGCTTGACACCGTCAGTACCATCAGCAGCCTGCGCAGCAAAGTCGAGACCATCCGCGAACAGGAGCTGGAGAAGGCCCTGTCACGTCTGGGCAGCGAGTTTGCCGAAAAGCACCAGGAGGTGATCGAAGCTCTGACCCGGGGCATCGTCAACAAAATTCTCCACGACCCCATGGTGCAGCTGCGCGCCCAGCGCGACATTGAGGCCCGCAAGCGGGCGATGCAGACCCTCCAGGTGCTGTTTGACCTGGAGACCGCCTCCAACGAAAAGTACAGCTAG
- the ureG gene encoding urease accessory protein UreG, with protein sequence MTTPFRANPFRVGVAGPVGSGKTALVDSLCKALRDRYSIAVVTNDIYTQEDAQFLVRSQALSPDRIVGVETGGCPHTAIREDASMNLVAIEDLEARFHPLDLVFVESGGDNLASTFSPELVDLTLYVIDVAAGDKIPRKGGPGITKSDFLVINKIDLAPLVGASLEVMERDARKMRGDRPFGFTNLKTQLGLPSIIDFIQHHAGLSAPTLPA encoded by the coding sequence ATGACAACTCCCTTTCGTGCCAATCCCTTTCGAGTCGGTGTGGCTGGCCCGGTGGGGTCGGGCAAGACCGCCTTGGTCGATAGCCTGTGCAAGGCATTGCGCGATCGCTACTCGATCGCCGTCGTCACCAACGACATCTACACCCAGGAAGATGCCCAGTTTTTAGTGCGCAGCCAGGCGCTGAGCCCCGATCGCATCGTTGGCGTCGAGACTGGCGGCTGCCCCCACACCGCCATTCGCGAAGATGCGTCGATGAACCTGGTGGCGATCGAGGATCTAGAAGCCCGCTTTCACCCCCTCGACCTGGTGTTTGTGGAGAGCGGCGGCGACAACCTGGCCTCCACCTTCAGCCCTGAGCTGGTGGACCTGACCCTCTACGTCATCGATGTGGCGGCGGGGGATAAAATTCCCCGCAAGGGCGGACCCGGCATCACCAAGTCTGACTTCTTGGTGATCAACAAAATCGATCTGGCCCCCTTGGTGGGAGCCAGCCTGGAGGTGATGGAGCGCGATGCCCGGAAAATGCGGGGCGATCGCCCCTTTGGCTTCACCAACCTCAAAACCCAGCTAGGGCTCCCCAGCATCATTGACTTTATTCAGCACCACGCTGGGCTGAGCGCTCCTACACTGCCCGCCTGA
- a CDS encoding response regulator, which produces MLSHLKLGPKFNVLLTLVFVAGVVVSGITLAGAMQRKAEGEVTAKAEILTRTMNSVRSYTSERIQPLLADQLATSSTFISETVPAYAATEVFEHFRADPAYEDFLYKEATLNPTNPRDQADEFETALVEQFRNQPNLPQLSGYRFRDGANLFYIARPLAVTQASCLECHSTPSAAPRSQLASFGSEGGFGWQMNEIVAAQTIYVPADAVFRQGRQYLWLVLGIFSSIFAILGLLVNGFLKRTVIWPIKHLTAIARRVSDGALTPEQVSEFGSAPITQVAQRADEPGQLARAFQVMAHEVAVREQNLSQAVEERTAQLAETTQSAERARADAEAANQTKSQFLANMSHELRTPLNAIIGYSEMLAEELTDLGETVLIDDVNKIHGAGRHLLGLINNILDLSKVEAGKMDLYLETFEVAAMVQDIADTIRPLTDKSHNRLVVNCARDLSPMHSDITKLRQCLFNLLSNASKFTENGTITLTVEPTLLAEAEPGIAFRVADTGIGMTPEQQTRLFQAFSQADASTTRKYGGTGLGLVITQKFCQMMGGDIQVVSARGEGTIFTMRLPQQLAEERSESHTLRKTDAPDSSVLPNLPSTASTVLVIDDDPSVQDLMQRFLSREGFRVIGAGSGLEGLELARTRRPDVIVLDVMMPSVDGWTILTELKADPHLADIPVVMVSMVDDKTLGYALGASDYLLKPVDYDRLTGLLHKYVGDASAQTIMVVEDNAENRDMMQRQLAKAGWSVQVAAHGRQALELMPTQMPELILLDLMMPEMDGFEFLEELRQRPQWRSIPVIVLTAKDLTADDRRRLDGQIERIYQKGSLDRQTLLNEISTLASTAISRKQS; this is translated from the coding sequence ATGCTCAGTCATTTAAAACTTGGCCCAAAGTTTAATGTGCTGCTGACCCTGGTTTTTGTAGCGGGGGTGGTGGTCAGTGGTATAACCCTAGCGGGAGCCATGCAGCGCAAGGCAGAGGGAGAAGTAACCGCCAAGGCCGAAATTCTGACCCGCACCATGAACTCGGTCAGGAGCTACACTAGCGAGCGCATTCAGCCTCTGCTGGCGGATCAGCTCGCGACCAGCTCCACCTTTATTAGCGAAACCGTGCCCGCCTACGCGGCTACGGAGGTGTTTGAGCATTTCCGCGCCGATCCGGCCTACGAAGACTTTCTCTACAAAGAGGCCACCCTAAATCCCACCAATCCTCGGGATCAGGCCGATGAGTTTGAGACGGCCCTGGTAGAGCAGTTTCGCAACCAGCCCAACTTGCCGCAGCTATCGGGTTACCGCTTCCGGGATGGGGCGAATCTGTTCTATATTGCCCGTCCCCTAGCGGTCACCCAAGCGAGCTGTCTGGAGTGCCACAGTACCCCCAGTGCCGCCCCCAGAAGCCAGCTGGCTAGCTTTGGCTCTGAGGGGGGATTTGGGTGGCAGATGAATGAAATTGTGGCCGCCCAAACCATCTATGTGCCGGCGGATGCCGTCTTTCGCCAGGGGCGGCAGTACCTGTGGCTGGTATTGGGAATTTTCTCCTCGATTTTTGCCATCCTGGGGTTGCTGGTCAACGGTTTCCTGAAGCGCACGGTCATTTGGCCGATCAAACATCTAACCGCGATCGCCCGGCGGGTGAGCGACGGAGCCCTGACCCCCGAACAGGTGAGCGAGTTTGGCTCCGCCCCGATTACTCAGGTGGCCCAGCGGGCGGATGAGCCAGGGCAACTGGCCAGGGCGTTTCAGGTGATGGCCCACGAGGTGGCGGTTCGCGAACAAAACCTCAGTCAGGCGGTGGAGGAGCGCACGGCCCAGCTTGCAGAAACCACCCAGTCGGCGGAGCGGGCCAGGGCTGACGCCGAGGCCGCCAATCAAACCAAGAGTCAGTTCCTGGCCAACATGAGCCATGAGTTACGCACTCCCCTCAATGCCATCATTGGCTATAGCGAAATGCTGGCGGAAGAACTCACTGACCTGGGCGAAACCGTCTTGATTGACGATGTCAACAAAATCCATGGCGCTGGACGGCACCTGTTGGGCCTGATCAACAACATTCTCGACCTCTCTAAAGTCGAGGCTGGCAAGATGGATTTGTACCTGGAGACCTTTGAGGTCGCTGCCATGGTTCAAGATATTGCCGACACGATTCGGCCGCTAACCGATAAGAGCCACAATCGATTGGTGGTGAACTGCGCCAGGGACCTCAGCCCAATGCATTCCGACATTACCAAACTGCGCCAGTGCCTGTTCAATCTGCTCAGCAATGCCAGCAAGTTTACCGAAAACGGCACCATTACCCTCACCGTAGAACCTACCCTGCTGGCTGAAGCAGAGCCCGGCATTGCTTTCAGGGTCGCGGACACCGGCATTGGCATGACCCCGGAGCAACAGACCAGGCTGTTCCAGGCCTTTAGCCAAGCCGATGCCTCCACCACCCGCAAGTATGGGGGTACGGGGCTGGGGCTGGTAATTACCCAAAAATTCTGCCAGATGATGGGGGGAGACATTCAGGTTGTCAGCGCCCGAGGCGAGGGCACCATCTTTACGATGCGATTGCCCCAACAGCTGGCGGAGGAGCGATCGGAGTCCCATACCCTGCGCAAAACAGACGCCCCAGACAGCTCAGTCCTTCCCAATTTACCTTCCACAGCCAGCACGGTCCTGGTGATTGACGATGACCCCTCGGTGCAGGACTTGATGCAACGGTTCCTGAGCCGAGAAGGGTTCCGGGTGATTGGGGCGGGGAGCGGCTTGGAGGGGTTGGAATTGGCGCGGACCCGTCGCCCGGATGTGATTGTGCTGGATGTGATGATGCCCAGTGTTGATGGCTGGACAATCCTCACAGAACTCAAAGCCGATCCACACCTGGCGGACATTCCCGTGGTCATGGTCAGTATGGTCGATGACAAGACCTTGGGCTACGCCCTTGGGGCGTCTGACTATCTGCTCAAACCGGTGGACTACGATCGCCTGACGGGATTGCTGCACAAGTATGTAGGCGATGCCAGCGCCCAGACCATCATGGTGGTGGAAGACAACGCTGAAAATCGCGACATGATGCAGCGCCAGCTGGCCAAAGCTGGCTGGTCGGTACAGGTGGCGGCCCATGGACGGCAGGCGCTAGAACTCATGCCCACCCAAATGCCTGAACTCATTCTGCTGGACTTGATGATGCCTGAAATGGATGGCTTTGAGTTTTTAGAGGAACTGCGGCAGCGGCCCCAGTGGCGCTCAATCCCTGTGATTGTGCTGACGGCTAAAGACTTGACGGCGGACGATCGCCGTCGGCTCGATGGTCAAATCGAGCGCATCTATCAAAAAGGATCCCTAGACCGACAAACTCTGCTCAACGAGATTAGCACCCTGGCGTCTACGGCTATTTCCCGAAAACAGTCCTAG
- a CDS encoding response regulator: protein MAKLLLVEDNDVNRDMLSRRLMRKGYEVAIAIDGAEGVAKALSERPDLVIMDIDLPVIDGYEATRQIKANPQIQNIPIIALTAHAMAGDREQALAAGCDEYETKPVNLPQLLDKVEQLLAAAQPSAPPEDTLPFRDKRVQRALLSHLRHELCTPMNAIIGYSEMLLEELKGQPHSALATDLKNIYTCGTQLLSLANVILDPTQLDVGQFRSDINSFGATIRLEMLTPLSTIIGYCELLLEEADPNIQADLQRIHRAAQQLLSMVNDIVNLSRQQLQLINPNQLDANELTLESGAESAWFKQAETTLQVLRYDPIEDQNSQGGHILIVDDNETNRDLLSRQLEYQGFTVTIAAHGQAALELLHNASYDLILLDLIMPEMNGFEVLIHLKQSPTWQSIPVIMISSLDEIDNVVRCIEMGAEDFLSKPFKPVLLRAKIMASLEKKRLRDQRVMYLARQLIAEATPVPVLTWRWDDGVVLYSNAAARATFGCDDQPLVNCTIQDFFLNQEDYQRLRATLEQGQSIQHYELQCKRADGSPLWTTTSFQPLTYNGEATVLSAMVDITLRKQAEDALRLAEEKYRSIFENALEGIFQSTPDGHFLSVNPAMARIHGYDSAAEMMAVVTEIGNQIYVDPEGRQEFIRQVESSGQMTGYEYQAYRKDGDMMWLSESVRAVRGGNGELLYFEGIVEDVTQRKLKELALKRQVNELKVEIDQAKRVQEVAAITQSAYFQEIQAEAARLRQEQGEGDDWQHSVSAPPGRIKVLLIEDNEMNRDMLSRRLRRMDYEVLTAADGLEGVSMAATHRPDIVLMDMSLPVMDGWEATQKLKANAETASIPVIALTAHAMQGDREKALAIGCDEYDTKPIELPRLLNKISLLLDAKSSG from the coding sequence ATGGCCAAGCTGCTTTTGGTTGAAGATAATGACGTCAATCGCGATATGTTGTCTCGCCGTTTGATGCGGAAGGGCTACGAGGTCGCGATCGCGATCGATGGCGCAGAAGGCGTCGCCAAAGCGCTCTCCGAACGGCCCGATCTGGTGATCATGGATATTGATCTGCCGGTGATCGATGGCTACGAGGCCACCCGCCAAATCAAAGCCAACCCCCAAATTCAGAACATTCCCATCATTGCGCTAACCGCCCACGCCATGGCGGGCGATCGTGAGCAAGCCCTCGCCGCAGGCTGCGACGAATACGAAACCAAACCCGTCAACCTGCCCCAACTGCTCGACAAAGTGGAGCAGCTGCTTGCGGCCGCCCAGCCCTCCGCCCCCCCCGAAGATACCCTGCCCTTCCGGGATAAGCGGGTGCAGCGGGCGCTCTTGAGCCACCTCCGCCACGAACTGTGTACTCCCATGAACGCCATCATTGGCTACAGCGAAATGCTGCTGGAGGAACTCAAGGGTCAACCCCACTCAGCTCTGGCCACCGACCTTAAAAATATCTACACCTGCGGCACCCAACTGCTTTCCCTTGCCAACGTCATCCTGGACCCGACTCAGCTAGACGTGGGCCAATTTCGGAGCGATATTAACTCCTTTGGAGCAACCATTCGCCTGGAGATGCTGACGCCCCTCAGCACAATCATTGGCTACTGCGAGCTGCTGCTCGAAGAGGCCGACCCCAACATTCAGGCCGATCTACAGCGCATTCACCGGGCGGCCCAGCAGTTGCTCAGCATGGTCAATGACATTGTCAATCTGTCGCGACAGCAACTCCAACTCATCAATCCCAACCAGCTCGACGCCAACGAATTGACCTTAGAGAGCGGAGCCGAATCCGCCTGGTTTAAGCAGGCCGAAACCACCCTGCAGGTTCTCCGTTACGACCCCATTGAGGATCAAAACAGCCAGGGAGGGCACATCCTCATCGTTGACGACAACGAGACCAATCGTGATTTACTGTCCCGGCAGCTGGAGTATCAGGGCTTTACCGTTACGATCGCAGCCCATGGCCAAGCGGCCCTGGAATTGCTTCACAACGCCAGCTACGACCTGATTTTGCTCGACTTAATCATGCCGGAGATGAACGGCTTTGAGGTGCTCATCCACCTCAAGCAGAGCCCCACCTGGCAGAGCATTCCGGTGATTATGATCTCGTCTTTGGACGAGATCGACAATGTGGTGCGCTGCATCGAGATGGGAGCCGAAGATTTTCTCTCAAAGCCGTTTAAGCCGGTGCTGTTGCGGGCCAAGATTATGGCGTCCCTGGAGAAGAAGCGCCTGCGGGATCAGCGGGTCATGTATCTGGCCAGGCAGCTCATTGCCGAGGCCACTCCGGTACCGGTCCTCACCTGGCGCTGGGACGATGGGGTGGTGCTCTACAGCAACGCGGCCGCCAGGGCCACGTTTGGCTGTGACGATCAGCCGCTGGTCAATTGCACCATTCAAGACTTTTTCTTGAATCAGGAGGACTATCAACGCCTGCGCGCCACCCTGGAGCAGGGCCAGTCCATTCAGCACTACGAGCTGCAGTGCAAACGGGCCGACGGTAGCCCCCTGTGGACCACGACGTCGTTTCAGCCGCTCACCTATAACGGCGAAGCGACGGTGCTCAGCGCCATGGTCGACATTACCCTGCGGAAACAGGCCGAAGATGCCCTGCGGTTGGCCGAGGAAAAATATCGCAGCATTTTTGAGAATGCCCTGGAGGGGATCTTTCAGTCCACCCCGGACGGGCACTTTCTCAGTGTTAACCCTGCCATGGCCCGTATCCATGGCTATGATTCGGCGGCCGAAATGATGGCCGTTGTAACTGAAATCGGCAATCAAATCTACGTGGACCCCGAAGGGCGCCAGGAGTTTATCCGGCAGGTTGAGTCCAGCGGACAGATGACCGGCTACGAGTATCAGGCCTATCGCAAAGATGGTGACATGATGTGGCTGTCGGAGAGTGTGCGAGCCGTGCGGGGCGGGAATGGCGAGTTGCTCTACTTCGAAGGCATTGTCGAAGATGTTACCCAACGCAAGCTGAAGGAGTTGGCCCTCAAACGGCAGGTCAATGAACTCAAGGTTGAGATTGACCAGGCCAAGCGGGTTCAGGAGGTGGCTGCCATTACTCAAAGTGCGTATTTTCAAGAAATTCAGGCAGAAGCGGCGCGGCTGCGCCAAGAGCAAGGGGAGGGGGACGATTGGCAGCATTCTGTTTCTGCCCCGCCTGGCCGCATCAAGGTGCTGCTGATAGAAGACAACGAGATGAACCGGGATATGCTCTCTCGCCGCCTGCGCCGAATGGACTATGAGGTCCTCACTGCGGCGGATGGACTGGAGGGCGTTTCGATGGCCGCCACCCATCGCCCCGACATTGTGTTGATGGATATGAGCTTGCCCGTGATGGACGGCTGGGAAGCCACCCAAAAGCTGAAGGCCAACGCTGAAACCGCCAGCATTCCTGTGATTGCCCTCACCGCCCACGCCATGCAGGGCGATCGCGAAAAGGCCCTGGCCATCGGCTGCGACGAATACGACACCAAACCCATTGAACTGCCCCGGCTGCTCAACAAAATCAGCCTCCTCCTAGATGCGAAATCCTCCGGCTAG
- the urtA gene encoding urea ABC transporter substrate-binding protein: protein MVTRFNRRKFLVYGSATLGTSMLLKACGGTTTTTGTGTTEGGTDTAAANGETIKVGILHSLSGTMAISETTVVDAEKLAIKEINEAGGVLGRQIEAVVEDGASDWPTFAEKAEKLIDQDQVAVVFGCWTSASRKAVLPVFESKDHMLWYPVQYEGQECSQNIFYTGAAPNQQIEPAVDWLLENKGTDFFLVGSDYVFPRTANTIIKEQLAARGGNTVGEDYLPLGNTEVTPIITRIRAALPNGGVIFNSLNGDSNVAFFTQLQGAGMGPDQYPVMSVSVAEEEVRQIGTEFLTGHLASWNYFMTVDTPENERWVSAFQEEFGSDRVTNDPMEAAYIMVYLWKQAVEAAGTFDIPEVRTAAYGQSMDAPEGPVTMNPNHHLSKTVRIGEIQEDGMFDILWATDGPIDPEPWNQFVPETTGFGCDWSDPAKGERFEI, encoded by the coding sequence ATGGTCACGCGATTTAATCGACGCAAGTTTTTAGTGTACGGATCGGCTACCCTGGGCACCTCCATGCTGTTAAAGGCCTGCGGTGGCACCACTACGACCACCGGCACCGGTACCACTGAGGGCGGGACCGATACCGCAGCGGCGAACGGGGAAACCATTAAAGTGGGCATTCTGCACTCCCTCAGCGGCACTATGGCCATTAGCGAAACCACCGTAGTCGATGCTGAGAAGCTGGCCATCAAAGAAATCAACGAGGCAGGCGGTGTGCTGGGCCGCCAGATCGAGGCCGTGGTAGAAGACGGAGCCTCCGACTGGCCCACCTTTGCCGAGAAGGCTGAAAAGCTAATTGACCAGGACCAGGTAGCCGTGGTGTTTGGCTGCTGGACCTCCGCCAGCCGCAAGGCGGTGCTGCCCGTGTTCGAATCGAAGGACCACATGCTGTGGTACCCGGTGCAGTACGAGGGCCAGGAGTGCTCCCAGAACATTTTCTACACTGGGGCCGCCCCCAACCAGCAGATTGAGCCCGCCGTGGACTGGCTGCTGGAGAACAAGGGCACCGACTTCTTCCTGGTGGGCTCTGACTACGTGTTCCCCCGCACCGCTAACACCATCATCAAAGAGCAGCTGGCGGCCCGGGGCGGCAACACCGTGGGCGAGGACTACCTGCCCCTGGGCAACACTGAGGTCACCCCGATCATCACCCGCATCCGGGCGGCTCTGCCCAACGGCGGCGTCATCTTCAACAGCCTCAACGGCGACAGCAACGTGGCCTTCTTCACCCAGCTCCAGGGCGCAGGCATGGGGCCGGATCAGTACCCGGTGATGTCCGTCAGCGTGGCCGAGGAAGAAGTGCGCCAGATCGGGACTGAGTTCCTGACCGGGCACCTGGCCTCCTGGAACTACTTCATGACCGTGGACACCCCCGAAAACGAGCGGTGGGTATCTGCCTTCCAGGAAGAGTTTGGCAGCGATCGCGTCACCAACGACCCCATGGAAGCGGCCTACATCATGGTCTACCTGTGGAAGCAGGCGGTGGAAGCAGCGGGCACCTTTGACATTCCCGAAGTGCGGACAGCGGCCTACGGCCAGAGCATGGATGCTCCCGAAGGCCCCGTGACCATGAATCCCAACCATCACCTGTCTAAGACGGTGCGGATTGGTGAGATCCAGGAAGACGGTATGTTCGACATCCTCTGGGCCACCGATGGCCCCATCGACCCCGAGCCCTGGAACCAGTTTGTGCCCGAGACCACGGGCTTTGGCTGCGACTGGTCCGACCCGGCCAAGGGCGAGCGGTTCGAGATCTAG